Proteins found in one Thalassomonas actiniarum genomic segment:
- a CDS encoding FeoA family protein — MTLAELKPNQKAVISRLPEDLDLAALLLEQGFVPDSEISLAHKAPFNGPMAFRIHNTKISIGQKIAGQIKVEHC; from the coding sequence ATGACTCTAGCCGAGTTAAAACCTAACCAAAAAGCGGTTATTTCCCGTTTACCCGAAGATCTCGACTTAGCCGCTTTGCTGCTGGAACAGGGCTTTGTGCCCGATAGCGAAATCTCCCTGGCCCATAAGGCGCCTTTTAACGGCCCTATGGCATTTCGAATTCATAATACTAAAATTTCTATCGGCCAGAAAATTGCAGGCCAAATTAAAGTGGAACATTGTTAA
- the pip gene encoding prolyl aminopeptidase, producing the protein MHDFYPEIEPYQHFMLDADHGHQIYVEQCGNPAGQPVVFIHGGPGAGCSTNDRRFFDPEKYRIILFDQRGCGRSLPHGSLEENTTSALVADIERIRQHLDIEKWHVFGGSWGSTLSLVYAQHHPQQVTSLVLRGIFLARQQDSDWTFSGGGAKRIYPDHWQAYLNAFPHKEGEGESQSDIHGAYKLMTGPDKALAEKIARAWATWEMSCCTLAPDEAFLKEATTDDRCWSLARHEAHYMVNNCFLKENQILDNCDKLRDIPTIIVHGRYDIVCPLDNAWLLHQKLPQSQLIISEQSGHASVETNTKHHLVAATRKMLELG; encoded by the coding sequence ATGCATGATTTTTATCCCGAAATAGAGCCTTATCAGCACTTTATGCTGGACGCAGACCATGGCCACCAGATTTATGTCGAGCAATGCGGAAACCCGGCAGGACAGCCGGTAGTCTTTATCCATGGCGGCCCCGGTGCCGGCTGCTCGACCAATGACAGGCGTTTTTTCGATCCCGAAAAATACCGTATCATCTTATTCGATCAAAGGGGCTGTGGCCGTTCTTTGCCCCACGGCAGCCTGGAAGAAAACACCACATCGGCGCTGGTGGCGGATATTGAGCGGATACGCCAACACCTGGACATAGAAAAATGGCATGTCTTCGGCGGCTCCTGGGGCTCTACCCTGTCGCTGGTATATGCCCAGCACCACCCACAACAGGTAACCAGCCTGGTGCTGCGCGGCATCTTTCTGGCCCGCCAGCAAGATAGCGACTGGACCTTCTCCGGCGGCGGTGCCAAGCGCATTTACCCCGATCACTGGCAGGCTTATCTTAATGCGTTTCCTCATAAGGAAGGTGAAGGCGAAAGCCAGTCGGATATTCACGGCGCCTATAAATTGATGACGGGGCCGGATAAGGCCCTGGCAGAAAAAATTGCCCGCGCCTGGGCCACCTGGGAAATGTCTTGCTGTACCCTGGCGCCGGACGAAGCTTTCTTAAAAGAAGCCACTACAGACGACAGGTGCTGGAGCCTGGCCCGCCACGAAGCCCATTATATGGTGAACAACTGCTTCCTCAAGGAAAACCAGATCCTGGATAACTGCGATAAGCTCCGGGATATTCCGACCATCATAGTGCACGGCCGCTACGATATTGTTTGTCCTTTGGATAACGCCTGGTTATTACACCAGAAGTTACCCCAGTCACAATTGATCATCAGTGAGCAGTCCGGCCATGCCTCGGTGGAAACCAACACCAAACACCACCTGGTAGCTGCCACCCGGAAAATGCTGGAGTTGGGCTGA